A section of the Mycolicibacterium anyangense genome encodes:
- a CDS encoding protein kinase domain-containing protein: MEGTLLDGRYRVETPIATGGMSTVYRGLDVRLDRPVALKVMDPRYAGDSQFLTRFQREARAVARLKDPGLVAVYDQGLDARLPFLVMELVDGGTLRELLAERGPMPPHAAAAVLRPMLGGLAVAHRAGLVHRDIKPENVLISDDGEVKLADFGLVRAVAEAGITSTSVIVGTAAYLSPEQVSNGTADPRSDVYAVGILTYELLTGTTPFSGDNPLTVAYQRMDADVPPPSSAITGVPPQFDEFVAHATARNPQQRYADAAEMAADLDAIAQELALPRFRVPAPRNSAQHAAATVYQSRLAEQPTTEHRPVAAPVKNPTRALIREPEWQPAPDADPDEPDYDGDYGAEYDPEYDSAPKQFAGIDISEFIWARQRARRTVLIWVLTVLILTCLVAAGAWTLGTNLDGLIGQ, encoded by the coding sequence CTGGAAGGCACGCTGCTCGACGGCCGGTACCGCGTCGAGACTCCGATCGCCACCGGCGGCATGTCGACGGTCTACCGCGGTCTCGACGTCCGGCTGGACCGGCCGGTCGCACTGAAGGTCATGGACCCCCGCTACGCCGGCGACAGCCAGTTCCTCACCAGGTTCCAGCGCGAGGCCCGGGCGGTGGCCCGGCTCAAGGACCCGGGCCTGGTTGCCGTCTACGACCAGGGCCTGGATGCCCGGCTGCCGTTCCTGGTGATGGAGCTGGTGGACGGCGGCACCCTGCGTGAGCTGCTGGCCGAGCGGGGTCCGATGCCGCCGCACGCCGCCGCGGCCGTGCTGCGGCCCATGCTGGGCGGGCTGGCCGTCGCGCACCGGGCCGGGCTGGTACACCGCGACATCAAGCCGGAGAACGTCCTGATCTCCGATGACGGTGAGGTCAAGCTCGCCGACTTCGGTCTGGTGCGCGCGGTCGCCGAGGCCGGCATCACCTCCACCAGTGTGATCGTGGGCACGGCCGCCTACCTGTCCCCCGAACAGGTCAGCAACGGCACCGCCGACCCCCGTAGCGACGTGTATGCGGTGGGCATTCTCACCTACGAATTGCTCACCGGGACAACCCCGTTCAGTGGTGACAACCCACTGACGGTCGCCTATCAGCGGATGGATGCCGATGTGCCGCCGCCGAGTTCGGCGATCACCGGTGTGCCACCGCAATTCGACGAGTTCGTGGCGCATGCGACTGCGCGAAACCCCCAGCAGCGCTACGCCGATGCCGCCGAGATGGCCGCCGATCTGGATGCGATCGCCCAGGAGCTCGCCCTGCCGAGGTTCCGGGTCCCGGCGCCGCGGAACTCCGCACAGCACGCCGCCGCGACGGTCTACCAGAGCCGGTTGGCCGAACAGCCCACCACCGAGCACCGTCCGGTCGCTGCACCGGTGAAGAACCCGACCCGCGCGCTGATCCGCGAGCCCGAGTGGCAGCCGGCCCCCGACGCCGATCCGGACGAGCCTGACTACGATGGCGACTACGGTGCCGAATATGACCCCGAATATGACAGCGCGCCAAAGCAATTCGCCGGTATCGACATCTCCGAGTTCATCTGGGCCCGGCAGCGGGCACGAAGAACCGTGCTGATCTGGGTGCTCACCGTGCTGATCCTGACCTGCCTGGTGGCCGCCGGCGCATGGACGCTGGGCACCAACCTGGACGGCCTGATCGGACAATAG